The following are encoded together in the Phenylobacterium sp. NIBR 498073 genome:
- a CDS encoding metalloregulator ArsR/SmtB family transcription factor has product MTTFTDKELDAITDVLKALAHDVRLKLMRTLLENGEKSVGELETLTGIGQPGLSQQLAILRKAELVQTRRDAKLVFYSLSSDALRDTARLICALGGLSPKSKPMTTKRAQSRARGSAAAFAKIL; this is encoded by the coding sequence GTGACGACCTTCACGGACAAGGAACTCGATGCGATCACCGACGTCCTGAAGGCGCTGGCCCACGACGTCCGGCTGAAGCTCATGCGGACGCTGCTCGAGAACGGGGAAAAGTCGGTCGGGGAGTTGGAAACCCTCACCGGTATCGGCCAGCCGGGGCTGTCGCAGCAGCTCGCCATTCTTCGCAAGGCCGAGCTGGTGCAGACGAGGCGCGATGCGAAGCTCGTATTCTACAGCCTTTCCTCGGACGCGTTGCGGGACACGGCGAGGCTGATTTGCGCATTGGGGGGCCTTTCCCCGAAGAGCAAGCCGATGACCACGAAAAGGGCTCAGTCGCGCGCGCGGGGTTCGGCGGCCGCCTTCGCCAAGATCCTGTAG
- a CDS encoding metalloregulator ArsR/SmtB family transcription factor, whose translation MMPLDTPLAQLAEHAAEAANILKLLANEQRLLLLCRLTQGELSVGKLVELCEQSQSSVSQHLGKLRAGGLVRTRREGTTIYYRLADDGVRQLIDMLCDQFGRPRPPIEEE comes from the coding sequence ATGATGCCCCTCGACACGCCGTTGGCGCAGTTGGCGGAACATGCGGCCGAAGCCGCGAACATCCTGAAGCTGCTCGCCAACGAGCAGCGACTGCTGCTGCTCTGCCGCCTCACCCAGGGAGAGTTGTCGGTCGGCAAGCTGGTGGAACTTTGCGAGCAGTCGCAGTCCAGCGTCTCGCAGCACCTGGGCAAGCTGCGCGCCGGCGGCCTGGTGCGCACGCGCCGCGAGGGAACGACGATCTACTATCGCCTCGCCGACGACGGCGTCCGCCAGCTGATCGATATGCTGTGCGACCAGTTCGGCCGGCCGAGGCCGCCGATCGAGGAGGAATGA